One window of Treponema denticola genomic DNA carries:
- a CDS encoding fibronectin type III domain-containing protein yields MQIMCKFKLNLRKSSVVSLVFFNLLLISAFSEEAVLNFGGKLGWNNLVYSRNIEQRNGKFGFQSLGLTSASHNITETTDMYLSFDFKDTIEETGNYTVANSSIIHLGAEKAKIGEGAALFHYNSNNESLALKPSKTSFFAGAKILKSFTIEFWLCPQTTESGSTILRWWTSLVEGRKTMYQNIAASIFNNKLEWSFLNIWQDKNNKGLDVRLSGKSNIIPEIWSHHLITYDETTGLLEYRMNGKSEAIVYMTETGRESNQVLYSALGTSSDVLIGLNYSGLMDELKVKNFFSQFGMPWEISSLFEKYPQDGGRIETNIIDTGGNKSQPLVLKALYDKPEQTDAEFFIRAADSPFNWNGSYPEWKSIRPNEKIKNISGRFFQIACNIYPDAEGLKSPLIHSFSLEYEKDNLPLPPSKLIARAGDSSVELSWSPSIDTDVKGYLIYFGNKKGEYFSEGSPIDVGNVINYKIENLKNGKIYFFAIAAYDEENGEHAGETSKEVWARPLQSKKEGKNGE; encoded by the coding sequence GTGCAGATTATGTGTAAATTTAAATTGAATTTGCGAAAAAGCTCTGTTGTGAGCCTTGTATTTTTTAATCTTCTCTTAATTTCCGCTTTTTCTGAAGAGGCGGTACTGAATTTCGGCGGAAAATTGGGTTGGAACAATCTTGTCTATTCCCGCAATATAGAACAAAGAAATGGAAAATTCGGCTTTCAATCTTTGGGATTGACATCCGCATCTCATAATATTACTGAAACTACGGATATGTACCTTAGCTTCGATTTTAAGGACACAATTGAAGAAACCGGAAATTATACCGTTGCTAATTCGTCCATTATCCATCTTGGTGCTGAAAAGGCAAAAATCGGAGAAGGAGCGGCTCTTTTTCATTATAATTCAAATAATGAAAGTTTGGCATTAAAACCTTCAAAGACTTCTTTTTTTGCAGGCGCTAAAATTCTAAAATCTTTTACAATAGAATTCTGGTTGTGTCCTCAGACAACGGAAAGCGGAAGTACGATTTTACGCTGGTGGACTTCCTTGGTCGAGGGCCGAAAAACAATGTATCAAAATATTGCGGCAAGTATTTTTAACAATAAGCTCGAATGGTCTTTTTTAAATATTTGGCAGGACAAAAACAATAAGGGACTGGATGTCAGACTTTCAGGAAAGTCAAACATAATCCCCGAAATTTGGAGTCATCATCTTATTACTTATGATGAAACTACCGGCCTTTTGGAATATAGGATGAACGGTAAGTCCGAAGCCATTGTTTATATGACCGAGACGGGAAGAGAGAGTAATCAGGTGTTGTATTCTGCACTGGGTACTTCATCGGACGTACTTATAGGCTTAAACTATTCCGGCTTAATGGATGAACTAAAAGTAAAAAACTTTTTTTCTCAATTCGGAATGCCTTGGGAAATATCTTCGTTGTTTGAAAAATATCCTCAAGACGGAGGCCGTATAGAAACAAATATAATCGACACCGGAGGAAATAAATCACAGCCTCTTGTTTTAAAAGCCTTATACGACAAACCCGAACAAACCGATGCGGAATTTTTTATCAGGGCTGCCGATAGTCCTTTTAATTGGAACGGAAGCTATCCTGAATGGAAGAGTATCAGACCTAATGAAAAGATAAAAAATATTTCGGGCCGTTTTTTTCAGATTGCCTGTAATATTTATCCCGATGCGGAAGGGCTTAAATCTCCACTTATTCATTCATTTTCTTTGGAGTATGAAAAAGATAATCTTCCTCTTCCTCCGTCAAAGCTTATTGCAAGGGCCGGGGATTCATCGGTTGAATTATCTTGGTCTCCCTCTATAGACACCGATGTAAAGGGATATCTGATTTATTTTGGAAATAAAAAAGGTGAATACTTCAGCGAAGGTTCTCCGATTGATGTAGGAAATGTGATAAATTATAAAATAGAAAATTTAAAAAACGGCAAAATATATTTTTTTGCAATAGCCGCTTATGATGAAGAAAATGGAGAACATGCCGGTGAGACCTCAAAAGAGGTGTGGGCTCGGCCTCTGCAAAGTAAAAAGGAAGGAAAGAATGGCGAGTAA